The region AAATAGCAGGTATTTGAATCGCGCTTCAAAAATAAAAAAAGGAACATAAGTAAGTATGTGATACAAGCATTACATGTAAAACCTAAGTGGTACGTTTAAGTTTTGCATCTAAGCAGCGTCACTGACTTTATGTTCCTTTTTTTTATTATCCCGAAATCATTCTGGAAACCAGAATTCCTTCCTTTAAGTATTTATATGGTCACATTAAAATCCACTTAATCCGCTAATGTACTTATCAAGTATCTTTAAAAAACCGTATGCCAAAAAAGCATCATTTGTTTAATTCAAGAATTTCAAGAAAAATAGTAGCATATTGTCTTTGGTTAGTCTCATTCATTTGCAAAAATTTTGTTACGAACTTATCGCTTATATCGTCTAACTTACTACGACCAAAAATATCGCCCAATTCCAAATTAAAGGCGTTCATTATTTTTTCTAATCGAACAACAGAAATGTCATTCCTGTCTCCTCGTTCCAATCGAGAAATTAAATCAACGGAAACATTGGCTTTCTCAGCAAGCTCCTCAATTGTCAAATTTTGTTCATTTCTTAAAGCTCTTATAAAATCAAATCGATTTGTCATGTAGCTTACCACCTTTCAAACTCAAAACTACATGGCTGAGTATTATATTAACATGGCTGTTTAACTATATTTTCATATAAAACATTGCTAAACAGTAATACTTGTTTTATCATTTAATCGAGTAGTACACCTTTACTTCTGTAGGCAAAACGACGGCTTGTCTTAATGAATTTATATTAATTACTTAGCCCCTTGTTGTATCTCTCAGAATTAATACGATTTGCACTACTTTATATACCTTAATTGGGTTTCTTGACTTACACATGTGGTTCTTCAGGTTACTCAAGTTCTATATTTTGAAAATGGAGGGAGGCCTTAATTCTTAAGGATTAATAATTTTGTACAAAGGAGGAGAAAAGAATGGATATTACTTTACCCAAAAAAGCCAACTGGTTATTTACTGTTTTAACTGTTTTACTTGCTAGTTTTATTGCACTGTTCATTTTTAGTGGAACTGCTTCCGCTGACACATCGACCACTGCAAATAGCCAAACTACTGTTGTAAATTCAAATGTTGGTACCAACAGCACTACTACCTCTAGTAGTGTTCAATCAACAAGTACCAATCCTAGCAGTAGTACTAGCCAAGCTACAGTAGATAAAAAAGCTACTAGTTCCTCAGATAACTCAAATAAATCCGAAGTATCTGACGTAACAGAACCTGCTACTTCAAATGCTAACCAACAGGTTAGTTCATCGTCAGCTACTAGTTCTGAAACAAAACCTTCTAACAACACGGCCGTTACTACTACCTCTCAGGGGGCAGCTATGAATAGCTCAAGTAATAGCAATGTAAAATCTACTGCAACAAGCACGCCACAACCGAAATTATCCATGGCAAAGGCACTCGTTTCAACGCAATCTAACTCTGTTTCAGTTTCTGGATTAGATGCAAATAGTGCTGTTATCAAGGACGATCAAGGCAACGTTGTTAGTAATTCTTCAACGTTAAGTGCCTATAACAGTTACGTCGTTAACTATAATTGGTCTATTCCCGACGGAAGTAACATCAAGTCTGGTGACACTACAACAGTCACTTTACCAAGTAACGTTAAGTTCAATACAGATACCAGTTTTCCTGTCACTAATAGTGTAGGAGATACGATTGGTACATTTACTGCCAGCCAAGATGCACAGTCCGGATTACTAACATTCAGTAATTATTTTGAAAATAATACTATTAACCGTTCCGGAACTTTGAGTTTTAACGTTTCTGGCACACAAACTTCAACGGGTGATAATAATCGGGACTGGCTTTCAAATAAGATCGGCTGGTGGACTAATTCAAACATGGTAGATGGGCATCCAGCTTCCGCAACTTGGAACATTGCCTTTAACCCAAACAACCAAACGCTAAGCAAGGTTGTTCTTGTTGATACTATTGGCGCTAACCAAACCTTTAACAACGACATTGTCGCTAATACTGGCTCTTACGATGATAATGGCAAGTTTAATTCAAATGGTACCATTACACCCGTTGTAAGTATTAATGGGCAAGTTGTAACCATGACCTTTACAAACGTCACACAAGCCGTCAACTTAACATACACCACTACAATCACTGGTATCAATAGTGGAAATATCTACACGAATGGCGTTAGTTATTCTGGAACTGGCACAAACGGCGAAGGTAATGCTGAAGTTAACACCAGCAACAATACCGCAAAATTAACCTTTGGGGGAACTGGTAACGGTGATGGGACAATTGGTTCTGTTACACTTACCAAAGAAAACGCTGATGGCTCAGTAAAGTTAGCCGGTGCAGTATTCAAATTAGTTGATGCTAATGGTTCTTTAGTTGAAAGTAACCTAGTTACAGACGCCAACGGAAACATTACTGTCAATAATTTAGGAGCTGGGTCTTACCAATTTATAGAAACTTCAGCACCTACTGGATATATTTTAAATAATAATCCAATCAACTTTACAATTAGTAACAGTAATGTTAATGCGACTGTTTCTGCTGTCAATACGGCTATTGCTAAAACCAATATTAAAGTTGTTAAGACTTGGGATGGTGTTCCTACGAACGTAAAGACCCCTGCTATCACCGTTGTTTTAAATGCCAATGGTCAACCAACTGGTCAATCATTGACTTTAGACAGCTCAAACAATTACCAAGCTTCATTTACTGGATTAGATCAAACTGATTCAAATGGTAATCCAATTAATTACACAGTAACTGAGAACATTCCCGCAGGTTATACTAGTTCTACAGCTGGTGCACAGTCACCAAACAATGGAACAGTTAACTTGGTTAATAATTACATCCCAGTTCCTGGATCCGTTACTTTAACTAAAGAAGATTCTAAAACTGCTACAAAGTTGGCTGGTGCAACATTTAAATTAGTTGCAGCTAACGGAGAAGTTGTAAAAGATAATTTAATTACAGATGCTAACGGTACAATTGAAGTTGCAGATTTAAACCAGGGAACTTATCAATTTATTGAAACAGCAGCACCAAATGGTTACGTTTTAAACAGTTCACCAATTAACTTTACAATAGATGGAACCGGAACTAACGTAAATGTTTCAGCTATCAACACAGCTATTGCTAAAACTAATATTAAAGTTATCAAAACTTGGGATGGTGTTCCTACGAACGTAAAGACCCCTGCTATCACCGTTGTTTTAAATGCCAATGGTCAACCAACTGGTCAATCATTGACTTTAGACAGCTCAAACAATTACCAAGCTTCATTTACTGGATTAGATCAAACTGATTCAAATGGTAATCCAATTAATTACACAGTAACTGAGAATATGCCTGCAGGTTACACTAGTTCTACAGCTGGTGCACAGATGCCAAATGTTAATGGAATTGTAAACTTAGTAAATACGTATATTCCAGCGACACCTGGTAAACCAGTTACACCCGGTAAACCAGTTACACCTAGCAAGCCAGTCACACCTAGCAAGCCAGTTACGCCTAGCAAACCAGTTACACCTAGCAAGCCAGTTACGCCTAGCAAACCAGTTACACCTAGCAAACCAGTTACACCTAGCAAACCAGTTACGCCTAGCAAGCCAGTTACACCTAGCAAGCCAGTTACACCTAGCAAGCCAAATGTTCCTACTAAAACAGTGGTTCCTGACAAGCCAGTTGTTCCAGACAAATCAACAGAACCTGCTAAAGCTAACTCGAAAAAGGTCACATACAGTAATAAGGCAAAGATCTTGCCCCAAACTGGTGAAACTGAAAATAGTTTACTAATTTTGTTAGGATTATTATTAATGGGATTTGTTGTATTAATTGTTTTCACAAGAGTACGTAAGAACAATTATTAATATCCATTTTATTATGGATACTATATGTACAATTTAATATGTTCCAAAAAGGAGGTCGAGCATTTTGCTCGGCCTCCTTTTCACTTAAGTTATTAAACTTCGGTTACTTTTTCTGCCTTATCTTCAAAAATAGACTGATGAATTGTTTCAACATAACGCGCTGCAATGGGCTTCGCATACATTTCAATATCATCTTTTTCAAACAGTTTCAATCCTGACAAATCGGTCATTGCGTTGCGCACAGTTTCCTCTACCAAGTTTTCATTTACATATTTTAATTTAATGTGCTGAACCTTGCCAGCACCACTTAAAAATTCTAAATCTAATTGTTTCATATTTTTTCCTCCAATTTTTTACTTTGATTGATTTTCAACTTTTTCAGTTGTTGTCACAGTTCCATTGCTGAACTTCCCATCTGAAATACTTTCCAAAATTTTACCAAGTCCCTCTACCTGCTCAGCAGACACGTTTTTTACTGCATTAGTAAATCCTCTGCGTAAAACCTTTTCTCCTTCTGCAGTTTGGACCGTCATTTTAATATTAATTCCAGTTTTAACCCAAGTTTTTAACATCTAAGATCTTCCTCTTTTCATTATTTTGTAAGGTCGCGACTGCTTACATAATTAATAACGATCCTTAACCTTAAATGTAAACCTACTTTTTATTCTTCTTTTTTCGAGATATAATATAGAAAGCACAAAAGAAAGGTACCTTATTAATTATGATGGATAAACTAAAAACACGCTTAGATGCGTTTAGTGACGCTATTATCGCAATTATTATTACTATTATTGTTTTGGAACTTCCAATTCCACTTCATAACTCTATTTCAGAATATCTCCAGTTTGGAAAAGGCATTGGCATTTACTTTATTAGTTTTATTTTTGTGGCTAATATCTGGTATCAACATTCCAATCTATTTAATGATGCCGAAACTATGAATGAACGGGTTTTCATTATGGAGTTCATATTTCTAGCCTTTCTCTCGTTAGTCCCACTTTTCACTCGAATGGTTACGCAAGATACTAACCGTTGGACTGTTATGGCATATGGTATTCTAACCCTTATCGTTAACATTCTATTCATCATTTTATGTAATATTGTCATTAAATTAAAATATACTGAACACAAAGATATCCAACGAATCTTCACTCGAGTTTATGGCAGCCAGAATAATCTAATTACTGGTACCAGTATCGCCCTAATTATTCTAGCTTATTTTCAACCTAACTGGGCTCTGATTTTCTATTTAGCACTTCCAATTATCTCTTTTCTTAGGACGGATGATCAAGCTGACTTGGACGATATTACACAACTTTCAACCACAGAACAAAGTGATTATTTCAAGCTTTCACCAACTGACATGCGAACATTTCGTAAACAACAAGACGAAATTCGTAACAAGTATGTTCAGCAACGTAAAACTAATCCTAATTGGAAACAAGATATGCGCAATGAGATGGGGGATCTTCTAAAAGATGGCATTACAACCGCAGATGGCCAAAAAATTGATGGATCTACCATTCGTAATTTTTACAATAGATTTCACCAACAACAAGACGAACGCAAACAAAATAATCATCAACGTTGGCAAGATCATACCCAATATGTCCAAAACACTTCTCATAATAGACGTAAAGACATTAATACCAACGAAAGGCCCAATCGCACCTCAAATAACGCCAACCACAAAGTTGAAAATACAAAAAAAGAAAATAGGAAATAGTTTGTTAGGCAACAAATACTAAAAAGGCATCCCAATTGATGATCTACTCACCGTTTGAGATGCTTTTTTATTTAATATAGAATTCACAGAACAGCCCATTCTCTACGTTTCTACTATTTTAATTTTCACTCTAAAATAATTCGCCATATATCTCTAACATTTCACCTTGATGTGATTTTCCATCGTTAATGATTGTTACTATTTTCTCCGCAACGTCATCTGCTGTATGAAAACCTTCACCCTCCATATTTCCATTTAAATCAGTTGTAGTAGGACCTGGATGAATGCTAAAAATCTCAACGTTACGGGACTCTTTTTCAAAATCAATTGCTAGCGAGCTCATCATAACGTTCTGTGCCGCCTTAGACGATTTATACGACAACGGATTCCAATTTGGATTGGGTCCAGTTGGAATCGTAATGTTGATAATCCTGCCATGACTTTTTTCCAATAGAGGAACTAATCCTTGAGTCAGCTGAAAAGTACCAAAGAAATTTACATCCATGGTGGCTCGTAAGTCATCAACGGTCTCCTCCAAGTTTGGTCCAAAAGCTCCTGGAACCCCAGCGTTATTAATCAACAAATTTAGCTGTGAAAACCTTTGACCAATATCACCAGTCGCACGATCAATCATTTCAGGAATACTTAGATCAATCTGTACAAAATCAGTTTTCTTTACGCCTGCATCTTTTAACTTTTGTATAGCTTCAAGCCCACGTTCTTCATTTCTAGCCCCAATTAAAATGTGCCATCCCTGTTTTCCTAGCGCCAAGGCAGTTGAATATCCAATTCCTTTATTACCACCTGTAATCAATACTGTTTTCATGTTGCTGTCAACCTTCTTCTCTTTTGAGGTATTATATTATAAATCAGAAGAGGCTGTAACGATGTGGGGCAATCCACACTATTACAGCCTCTACAGCACTGGAATCAGTGCCTGTAAATATTAATATTTAATTCGTTCATCCACATCATCTAAAGGTACAATTGTCATTGAATTTTTCCTAAATACATTTACATGGTGAATATCATGTGCCTGTAAAAATGCAATTGCATCACTAAAATGATTTTCAAATTGGTCAACTTTATGTGCATCTGAGCCAATTGTGTATCGTTTTCCACCGAGTTGTTTATAAATTTCAATTGCGTAATCATACAAGCCAATATTATGGTAACGGTACATACTCTTCGTATTAACCTCAAAAGCAAGGTCATAGCGAATAGCCAATTTAAAAATATTAGTTAGCAGAACACCAGCCGTTGTTGCAAATTGACCAGAAGTTAAATTTAATTGTCGTACACCGTAATCAAAATGGGCTAGTACATCACCATCATGAAATGCATTAATTTCTTTCCACATATTACGATAATATAAATCTGTAACTTCAACTGGGTCCATATGTTTAACCTTATCATCCATGAAGTCGAACTGACCATTTTGATGAAAACTCAGCAATTTAATATCAAATTCATGGTTACTTAAATACTCTCGAATCTTGTCTTCCTGTCCAAGCGATACGCCGACTTCAACACCCTTGTAAATTCGTTTACCAGTTACTGATTTCAATCGGTCAATTTCACGTGTATAAGCATCGTAATCTAGTAATGAATCCTGATCCTTTTCGTCCGGATTATGAAATTCTAAATGTTCCGTTGTAACGAAGTCATCACCGGCTAACCTCATATAGTGTTCCATTTTTTCTTGCGAATCAAATGAAAAATCGGTATGCACGTGCTGATCATAATATTTCATTACTGATTACCCCCAGTTAAATTTTATACATTAATACTAACACAGATTGGTTAATTTTAAATGAGTGAGCTAAAGGCACTATTCAGCGTTTGCTTCTTGTAACGCTCTGTACGTTGCACCAATAATACCTGCGTCATTTCGTAATTCGGCAGCTTCAACTGGTGGAAAAGTTAAATCTTTCAAATCATTATTAATCTGTTTTAACTCGGCAATCTTTTGATTTAATCCATTGATAAATTGCTCATTAGCGGAGATTCCACCACCAATTAATATTTTTTCAGGATCCAAAGAAACAATTAAATTCATAATGCCACGCGCCAGAGCCGTATAAAAGAAATCCAAACTTTCTAATGCAAGGTAATCTTGTTTAGAGGCTAGATCATATATTACACGTGCATCTTCCAACTT is a window of Pediococcus claussenii ATCC BAA-344 DNA encoding:
- a CDS encoding helix-turn-helix domain-containing protein, with the translated sequence MTNRFDFIRALRNEQNLTIEELAEKANVSVDLISRLERGDRNDISVVRLEKIMNAFNLELGDIFGRSKLDDISDKFVTKFLQMNETNQRQYATIFLEILELNK
- a CDS encoding SpaA isopeptide-forming pilin-related protein, encoding MDITLPKKANWLFTVLTVLLASFIALFIFSGTASADTSTTANSQTTVVNSNVGTNSTTTSSSVQSTSTNPSSSTSQATVDKKATSSSDNSNKSEVSDVTEPATSNANQQVSSSSATSSETKPSNNTAVTTTSQGAAMNSSSNSNVKSTATSTPQPKLSMAKALVSTQSNSVSVSGLDANSAVIKDDQGNVVSNSSTLSAYNSYVVNYNWSIPDGSNIKSGDTTTVTLPSNVKFNTDTSFPVTNSVGDTIGTFTASQDAQSGLLTFSNYFENNTINRSGTLSFNVSGTQTSTGDNNRDWLSNKIGWWTNSNMVDGHPASATWNIAFNPNNQTLSKVVLVDTIGANQTFNNDIVANTGSYDDNGKFNSNGTITPVVSINGQVVTMTFTNVTQAVNLTYTTTITGINSGNIYTNGVSYSGTGTNGEGNAEVNTSNNTAKLTFGGTGNGDGTIGSVTLTKENADGSVKLAGAVFKLVDANGSLVESNLVTDANGNITVNNLGAGSYQFIETSAPTGYILNNNPINFTISNSNVNATVSAVNTAIAKTNIKVVKTWDGVPTNVKTPAITVVLNANGQPTGQSLTLDSSNNYQASFTGLDQTDSNGNPINYTVTENIPAGYTSSTAGAQSPNNGTVNLVNNYIPVPGSVTLTKEDSKTATKLAGATFKLVAANGEVVKDNLITDANGTIEVADLNQGTYQFIETAAPNGYVLNSSPINFTIDGTGTNVNVSAINTAIAKTNIKVIKTWDGVPTNVKTPAITVVLNANGQPTGQSLTLDSSNNYQASFTGLDQTDSNGNPINYTVTENMPAGYTSSTAGAQMPNVNGIVNLVNTYIPATPGKPVTPGKPVTPSKPVTPSKPVTPSKPVTPSKPVTPSKPVTPSKPVTPSKPVTPSKPVTPSKPVTPSKPNVPTKTVVPDKPVVPDKSTEPAKANSKKVTYSNKAKILPQTGETENSLLILLGLLLMGFVVLIVFTRVRKNNY
- a CDS encoding DUF2922 domain-containing protein, which produces MKQLDLEFLSGAGKVQHIKLKYVNENLVEETVRNAMTDLSGLKLFEKDDIEMYAKPIAARYVETIHQSIFEDKAEKVTEV
- a CDS encoding TMEM175 family protein, producing MMDKLKTRLDAFSDAIIAIIITIIVLELPIPLHNSISEYLQFGKGIGIYFISFIFVANIWYQHSNLFNDAETMNERVFIMEFIFLAFLSLVPLFTRMVTQDTNRWTVMAYGILTLIVNILFIILCNIVIKLKYTEHKDIQRIFTRVYGSQNNLITGTSIALIILAYFQPNWALIFYLALPIISFLRTDDQADLDDITQLSTTEQSDYFKLSPTDMRTFRKQQDEIRNKYVQQRKTNPNWKQDMRNEMGDLLKDGITTADGQKIDGSTIRNFYNRFHQQQDERKQNNHQRWQDHTQYVQNTSHNRRKDINTNERPNRTSNNANHKVENTKKENRK
- a CDS encoding SDR family NAD(P)-dependent oxidoreductase, translating into MKTVLITGGNKGIGYSTALALGKQGWHILIGARNEERGLEAIQKLKDAGVKKTDFVQIDLSIPEMIDRATGDIGQRFSQLNLLINNAGVPGAFGPNLEETVDDLRATMDVNFFGTFQLTQGLVPLLEKSHGRIINITIPTGPNPNWNPLSYKSSKAAQNVMMSSLAIDFEKESRNVEIFSIHPGPTTTDLNGNMEGEGFHTADDVAEKIVTIINDGKSHQGEMLEIYGELF
- a CDS encoding PHP domain-containing protein, encoding MKYYDQHVHTDFSFDSQEKMEHYMRLAGDDFVTTEHLEFHNPDEKDQDSLLDYDAYTREIDRLKSVTGKRIYKGVEVGVSLGQEDKIREYLSNHEFDIKLLSFHQNGQFDFMDDKVKHMDPVEVTDLYYRNMWKEINAFHDGDVLAHFDYGVRQLNLTSGQFATTAGVLLTNIFKLAIRYDLAFEVNTKSMYRYHNIGLYDYAIEIYKQLGGKRYTIGSDAHKVDQFENHFSDAIAFLQAHDIHHVNVFRKNSMTIVPLDDVDERIKY